The following coding sequences are from one Clarias gariepinus isolate MV-2021 ecotype Netherlands chromosome 19, CGAR_prim_01v2, whole genome shotgun sequence window:
- the LOC128507291 gene encoding piggyBac transposable element-derived protein 4-like, producing MAEGVVSLTAVKQEPDEDPGDPNNASVDMKEALVQTDIKIEKMLQEGFHGIKKENPDIFVASCFPATPSPATPLASFPFNLPHPTCDTTLTKATKTCCQSSQTDLPSTNISQKRERLTPHEETATFEAGSGGMMTRSKFRASEKMTLFVLGSREMTTPAKRFSDVTTPARLGSSGIKSSGTKKFKKRRMLVKNGSREKGSNGMVMPTMKGFIKRATPTKDKSSVMTSTEEGLCGLTAPVVEESRRISAQAKQRSNQYSASFRKRPSESTAADKMGFTGTTNPGQDRSSCINIAGEEGSCGILSQARKRSIEWSASAVKRSRMWTTPSEENDSTDPTTSSDKVSIGLRTPSHGPTISATEDSSDLTTPGSNDFNRWHSATDEDEQPPALPFCPKRTPGVQLDSCRTYSPSELFQLYFSRNVIQTLCDNTNTNAKRKLSQGKTTSWSNVHPEDMLTFLSIIIYFSLMKTSSIRDLWRKDQLQNLCFPSCIMQRKRFEDIKAHLRMSDPGEDAVNDQLKGHPKYDHLFSLKPLMDQIHTACRSFFHPYENLSMDEHMVVMKTQTGLKQYLKDKWGYKLFTLADCKTGYVCDFSISECKAWKPSKNGLSFNVVTGLLNVSLLGTGYNVYIDDIHSSPALFTHLHQLNYRVCGTMQVTSSRIPSTLVNAMPKKAQQGEMRWIRDGPLLFVKWKDTREVTMCSSIHKAYNGKTAERRIRKPNGTWSVRRVPVPEPVLDYKKHMGQAELSDALKYYSHTLKSSRWFFKMFLNFIEIAVINSYILHKELALEKQGKPLTQKHFREVLCQELAALCSKDSATFKTPKNNLSPLPQPHEERKPQGCFPVRMYLDSSKMKSQWKKTCMHCHSGETVFKCRSCDVPLCITMDRMCFTDWHDSKKN from the exons ATGGCGGAGGGCGTCGTGTCCCTGACCGCGGTTAAACAGGAGCCCGATGAAGACCCGGGAG ATCCGAACAACGCCTCGGTGGACATGAAAGAAGCTTTGGTGCAAACTGATATCAAGATCGAGAAGATGCTGCAGGAAGGGTTTCATGGCATAAA AAAGGAAAACCCAGACATTTTTGTTGCCTCATGTTTCCCAGCAACACCATCACCAGCAACACCTCTGGCTTCatttcctttcaacttacctcATCCAACATGCGATACAACATTGACAAAGGCTACCAAAACCTGTTGCCAGTCCTCCCAGACAGACTTACCATCCACTAATATTAGCCAGAAAAGGGAAAGGCTTACACCCCATGAAGAGACGGCTACATTTGAGGCTGGATCTGGTGGTATGATGACTAGATCAAAATTCAGAGCCAGTGAAAAGATGACACTATTTGTATTGGGATCTAGGGAGATGACAACTCCAGCAAAGAGATTCAGTGACGTGACAACTCCAGCTCGCCTGGGATCCAGTGGAATTAAAAGTTCAGgaacaaagaaattcaagaagaGGAGAATGTTGGTCAAGAATGGATCCAGGGAGAAGGGATCCAATGGGATGGTCATGCCAACTATGAAGGGATTTATTAAGAGGGCAACTCCAACCAAGGATAAATCCAGTGTGATGACATCAACTGAAGAGGGATTGTGCGGCTTAACGGCTCCAGTTGTGGAGGAATCCAGGAGGATATCAGCTCAAGCAAAGCAGAGATCAAACCAGTACTCAGCCTCATTCAGGAAAAGACCCAGTGAGAGCACAGCTGCAGATAAGATGGGATTCACTGGGACAACAAATCCAGGTCAAGACAGATCTAGTTGCATAAACATTGCAGGTGAAGAGGGATCATGTGGGATCCTAAGTCAAGCAAGAAAGAGATCCATTGAGTGGTCAGCTTCAGCCGTAAAGAGATCCAGAATGTGGACAACACCATCTGAAGAGAATGACTCCACTGACCCAACAACTTCCTCTGATAAGGTATCAATTGGTCTGAGAACTCCATCCCATGGTCCAACAATTTCCGCCACGGAGGACTCAAGTGACCTGACAACTCCAGGCAGCAATGACTTCAATAGATGGCACAGTGCTACTGATGAGGATGAACAGCCACCTGCACTTCCATTCTGCCCCAAGAGAACTCCTGGAGTCCAGCTGGATTCCTGCAGGACGTACAGCCCTTCAGAACTTTTTCAACTATACTTCAGCAGAAACGTTATCCAGACCCTTTGTGATAACACCAACACAAATGCGAAAAGAAAGCTCAGCCAGGGGAAAACAACATCATGGTCAAATGTGCACCCTGAAGACATGCTAACATTCCTCAGCATTATCATCTACTTTAGCCTTATGAAAACCTCATCTATCAGAGACCTCTGGAGAAAGGACCAGCTTCAGAACTTATGCTTTCCTTCCTGCATCATGCAAAGAAAACGGTTTGAAGATATCAAAGCTCATCTTCGCATGAGTGACCCAGGTGAGGATGCTGTCAATGACCAGCTGAAAGGTCATCCAAAATATGATCATCTGTTCAGTTTGAAGCCACTTATGGATCAAATTCACACAGCCTGTAGGTCTTTTTTTCATCCTTATGAAAATCTATCAATGGATGAACATATGGTGGTTATGAAGACACAGACTGGTCTTAAGCAGTACTTGAAAGACAAATGGGGCTATAAACTCTTTACCCTGGCTGACTGCAAGACTGGCTATGTGTGTGATTTTAGCATCTCTGAATGCAAAGCATGGAAACCAAGCAAAAATGGTCTGAGTTTTAATGTAGTCACTGGCTTGCTCAATGTGTCCCTTCTTGGAACCGGGTATAATGTTTACATTGATGATATCCACAGCAGTCCTGCACTTTTCACCCATCTCCACCAGCTGAACTATAGAGTCTGTGGAACTATGCAGGTAACTTCAAGCAGAATTCCTTCAACCCTGGTCAATGCCATGCCTAAGAAAGCCCAACAGGGGGAAATGAGGTGGATCAGAGATGGCCCTCTGTTGTTCGTAAAGTGGAAAGACACTCGAGAGGTCACCATGTGTTCTTCGATTCATAAGGCATATAACGGGAAGACGGCCGAGCGCCGAATAAGGAAACCCAACGGAACTTGGTCCGTTCGTCGAGTCCCAGTTCCTGAGCCGGTGCTCGATTACAAAAAGCACATGGGTCAAGCTGAACTCTCGGATGCCCTCAAGTATTACAGCCATACTCTGAAATCCAGTCGATGGTTCTTCAAGATGTTCCTAAACTTCATTGAGATCGCTGTAATAAACTCATACATTTTGCACAAGGAACTTGCTCTGGAGAAACAAGGCAAGCCCTTAACTCAGAAGCACTTCCGGGAGGTTCTTTGCCAGGAACTTGCCGCCCTATGTAGTAAAGACTCTGCCACCTTTAAAACCCCAAAGAACAACCTATCCCCTCTCCCTCAACCACATGAAGAGCGCAAACCTCAAGGATGTTTCCCAGTCCGCATGTACTTAGACTCTTCAAAGATGAAGTCTCAATGGAAAAAAACCTGTATGCACTGTCATTCGGGTGAAACGGTATTTAAATGTCGGTCATGTGATGTGCCACTTTGCATCACAATGGATCGCATGTGTTTCACCGACTGGCACGACAGCAAGAAAAACTAA